The genomic segment CCGAGCTTAATGTCCTCATGAACATTGACGCTTTCGACGACCTTGATGTGCAGGCCGGCTTTGTCCGCTGCTTCCTTGATCTTCATAATTTTGTCCATCGGCCATTCATCGCCAGCAGGAACGTCATGCAGCGCCCAGACGATGCCTTCCGTGCCGGGAATTTGTCTGATTTGGTCAAGGCTGACGGTGTCATTGCCTTCGCCAAACCAACGAAATACCATTTTCATAGTGCCTTTCGCCTCCGATTATTTGAAGTAGGTAGGGAACTTCTCTTTCAATAGCGCCTGATCGGCAATCGTCAAGTTCAAATGCTCCTTCATCAGCCGTTCGGCAAGCTGGGTATCGCGGCTTTCAATCGCCTGTGCCATTTGCAAATGCTGCTCGTACAAATGCTCCCAGTGGTGATCGGCAGCGAGACGCAGCATGCGGCTGCGGTTGAGATGGACGTTGATTTGCTGGATGACGGACCAAGTGTTGCTCTTGCGGCAGCCCTCAAACAGCGTGCGGTGAAAAGCTTCGTCCAGCTCAAACATCGTTTTGTAGTCTTGGCTTTCTACGCAAGCCCGTTGCAAGGCGAGATTGTGGCGCATCGCCGTCAGCCGCTGCGCAGGGAAGCTGATGCAGGCGAGGCGGATAACCGCAGTCTCCAGCTGCTCGCGCATAAAGCGGGCTTCCTCGACCAGCTCCAAATCAATGAGCGACACATCGGTACCGCGCTGCGGAAAAATTTCGAGCAGCCCTTCCTGCGCCAGCCGAACGAAGCTTTCCCGAACGGGGGTGCGGCTGACGCCAAGCTTTACGGAAATTTCCTTCTCCGAAATGCTCGTGCCTGGCGGCAGCTCCAAGCTCAAAATCTGCTCCTTCAGCGTCAAATAAATCGCATCCCGCGTCGATACGGCAGTGGGCTTTATCGTAAAATCCATCGTTCACCTCCTCAGTAGGCAAGCTCGTTTTTAAGGTTGAAAGTTGCGTTTTCAAAATATAGGAAAGGATATAATTATGCCATCCTTTCTCTATATTTCTCGGAATGAAACGCACTGCCCCGCCAAAGGACGGCGACAGACGTTTCACCTTGCTATACTACCATACTTGTATGGTAGTATGGAAGCGGAAACATTTTTGGTGAAAAAGATTCCCTTCGGGCATCCTCCATCATCCGACTGCTAACGCAAAACAAGCCTTGTCCCAGCAGTTGAACGCTGAACGAGGCTTGTTGCTTTGCTATATTGGCTGCTTATGAGCCTTTAGCTGACGATTAAAGGAACGACCTTGCCTGCATTGACATCAATGAGGCCGTAGTCTGTTATTTTCAGAAAAGGGCTGACCGGCAGGGAGTGGGTAGCAATCGACATAATCGGATTGTAGTGGCGATAACCGATTGACTGCATCGCTTCACGCAGCTGCTTGACAGCTGGGCCCGCTTCTTCAAGCGGAGCCTCGGTCAAAATACCCCCGACAGGCAAATGCATGTTAGCGAGCACTTGCCCATTATCGACTACGCAAAATCCTCCTTGCTGCTTAATAACCGTATTAGCGGCAAGCAGCATGTCAGCAACGCTATGTCCCACGATAAGCAAATTATGATTATCGTGCGAATAGGTTGTAGCAATTGCACCGCGTGTA from the Paenibacillus sp. BIHB 4019 genome contains:
- a CDS encoding GntR family transcriptional regulator; the encoded protein is MDFTIKPTAVSTRDAIYLTLKEQILSLELPPGTSISEKEISVKLGVSRTPVRESFVRLAQEGLLEIFPQRGTDVSLIDLELVEEARFMREQLETAVIRLACISFPAQRLTAMRHNLALQRACVESQDYKTMFELDEAFHRTLFEGCRKSNTWSVIQQINVHLNRSRMLRLAADHHWEHLYEQHLQMAQAIESRDTQLAERLMKEHLNLTIADQALLKEKFPTYFK